A region of the Methylobacterium nodulans ORS 2060 genome:
GGCCTGTCGCAAAAATCAGCTTTTCGTGAACCACTTTTGCGAGCGTGTTTTGCGACAGAATTTCCCGTGAGTTCCCAGTACGGTCGATTTAGCCGCGAAAATCAGGATTTTCGTGACAAGGCGTAACCTGCCGGAGCGCGAAGTAAGCGCCCCGGCAGATCAGCATATCAGGCTATCGCTTGAAACTGAACCTTACCTTCGTGCAAGAAGCATGCTTTCGAGAAAAGGCCCACATCTACTTTGTTGGGCAAGCGTATGTCTTGCATATCCGGCAGAGGCTTTGTCTCTGGGTCATATGAACGGTCAATCTGGGTGATGAAGGCGAGAACGATTCCGGTCTTTCGCGCGAATCTTTGCAGGGCATCTATTTGTTCGGAAAGCTCAGGCTTGTTTCGCCGTTGATCGAGAATTTGCAGATAGTCGATAACGGCGACTGTCCCACGGGAGGCATCGGCAAGATGGCGGATGATATAGTCTGCGCAAATATCGTCAGAGGTCACGATTTCCAGAATATCACCAAGACTCGACGTTTCGCCCGCCAGTGACTGAATGCGCTCTCGGGTCTCTTGCTCGGTGTATTCGAGCGTGAAGAATACACCTTTCCTGCCGTCGCGGACGGCATCGAGCAAGAGCTGAAGCCCCAGCAGGGTCTTTCCGTGTCCGGGCCGTGCTCCCAGCAGGAGCAGATCGCCATCGGAAAGCCGGGACAGCATTTCATTCGCCGTCGCGCCCTTTGCAACTCGGGCGGAAAGCAGGCTCCACCCTGCAAAACCTTTCGCGCGCTATGCGATCTAACGCCGTGTGCAGCGGAATCTTTTCATCACGAGCCATCAACTTGGCTCGACGTTTCAGTTGGTAGATTGGAGCGGACAGCTTCATCAAAGAACCTCCATTCCGAGCAGGAAACGCAATCCCTCCTTATGCGGCGCTCGAACAGATGGTTCGATGATCTCAATACCCCGTATGAACGATACTTCCCCAATGGGAGGGAGGAGGCGCGGGCCAAGCCTGTTCGCTGATTTATAGCTTGAGAACGGAGGTCTTAACAAGGGCAGGGTAGCCGACCATGCTCATGTGCATGTCGCAAAATTCCCGATTAAAACGACAGTTTCGCATCCAACTTTTGCGACGCTGATGATGGCACTCTCGCGAACTGGCAAGAGGTCCGCATTGTGTCGAAAGCCGACGCCATCTGTCGTCAAGTGGGACGCATATCGGCTGGCGCTGCCAATCGCACCAATGCTGAGACGTCAACGAAGCTGCCACTGATGATGCAGAAGATGTTCGGGAGCGCGGCGTCCGCTAGCGCAGGTCAGCCAGACGTGCCTTGGCCGCGGCGGTCTACCGCCCCTTGAACAGCGGGTGCTCCACCTTGTCGCCGGGCCGCAGGCCGAGCTTCGCGGCCGTGCCGGCATTGAGTTCGAGCACGGCCAGGACCGGTCCGCCGGACGAGATCGTCCGCGTCGAGAGCGGCTCGGTGTCGGCGGCGATGCGGGCGACGGTGCCATCGGCCCGGATGAACAGCATGTCGAGGGGCAGGTAGGTGTTCTTCATCCACATGGTGACGGGCGCCACCTGGGCGAAATCGAACAGCATCCCGTGATCCGGCGCCATGCTGCGGCGGAACATCAGACCCTGGGCGCGGCCGGCATCGTCGCGCATCACCTCCACCTGGAAGGCGTGGCGCCCGCTGCGGGACACGATGGTGAGGGGCTCGGTCGGACCTTCGGCCCGCAGAGGCCACGGCGCGAGCGCCAGGACGAGGACGAGGACGGCGAGCGCCGCCGCGGCGCTGGGCCGCACGAACCGGATCGACATGGGCTGACCGCTAGTGCGAGGCGGGCAGGGCGCCATCCGCCAGGCGCACCTCGGCGGCCATCAGGCCCTTGGAGCCGTCGCCATAGCGCACCATGACCTTTTCGCCGGGCTTCAGCTCGGCGATGCCGTAGCGCCGCAGGGTCTCCATGTGGACGAAGATGTCCGGCGTGCCGTCGCCGCGGCTCAGGAAGCCGAAGCCGCGCAGCCGGTTGAACCACTTCACGACCGCGGTCTCGAGCCCGCTCGTCGGCACCACCGTGACATGGGTGCGCGGCATCGGCAGCTCCGCCGGATGCGTCGCGGTCGACTGGTCGAGGGAGATCACCCGGAAAGCCTGCCAGCCGCGCGCCCGCTGCACCGCCTCCACGACGACGCGCGCGCCCTCGCTCGCGCTCTGATGGCCGTCGCGCCGCAGGCAGGTCACATGCAGCAGCACGTCCGGAGCGCCGTTGTCCGGCACGATGAAGCCGAACCCCTTGGCGACGTCGAACCACTTGATGCGGCCGCTGATCTCCACGAGGTCGAGCGGCGCATCCGTCTCGGTGTCCGTGCCGGCGCGTCGAGCGCTGGTCTCGAACATGCTCCCCGGCCTCGGGCCGAGCGGGCCTGAACCGAATTCGTCCGACATCGTAAGCAACCCACACCGAATCGCGGGTGGCGATTCACCCCGGAGCTTAACAAAGTCATGACTTCGGGAAAGCCCGAATCATTGCCTTATCCCTGGCCGGGTCGGCACCGCGGACAGCGGAACAGGGACGATTCTCGGCCGGATCTGCATCCCGGTCGGGCAGGTCGCCACGGCGGCGTGCAGGCGCCGCACGCTGGATTCCCGCGATTCCCGGTGCCGCGCGGTTGTGTCGCAGGGGTCGACCGGATTGGGCGCGTCGTCTAGGAGCGGCGGGCCAAGCGGAGCCGGTGCTGCCGTGATGTCCGTTCTCGCGGCGCTGGGTCGCCGCCTCCTCGCCGCCCCGGCGGCCGGCCGGTTCGCGATTGTCGACGCGGCCCGCGGCACGGCGCTCGTCGCCATGGCGCTCTACCACCTGACCTGGGATCTCGGCTTCCTGCGGCTGACCCCCGAGAATGCCGCGCTGACGCCGGCCGGGCGGGCCGCCGCGCACGGCATCGCCGGCAGCTTCCTGGTCCTGGTCGGCGTGAGCCTCGTCCTGGGGCAGGGCAAGACCTTCCGGCCACGGCCCTTCCTCGCCCGGATCGCGCGCATCGGGACGGCCGCGGCGGTGATCTCGCTCGCGACCTGGATCGCCTTCCCGGAAAGCTGGATCTTCTTCGGGATCCTGCACTGCATCGCCCTGTCGAGCCTGCTCGCCCTGCCGGCCCTGCGGCTGCCCCCGTGGCTCGTCGCCGGGGCGGCGCTCGCCGTGCTCGCGGCGCCTGCGATCCTCGCCCGGAGCGATGCGGCCCCGGCCCTGCTCGACGCGCCGGCCCTGCTGTTCCTCGGACTCGGCCGCGCGGTTCCGTCCACGAACGACTACGTGCCGCTGTTTCCCTGGTTCGGCTGCGTTCTTGCGGGGATCTGCCTCGCGCGGATCGGCCTGCCGCGCCTCGCCCGGTCCCGGCTGGGAGCCTGGAGGCCCTCATCCCGCGGCGGCCGGATCCTCGCGGGGGCCGGCCGGCACAGCCTCGCTTTCTACCTCGTCCACCAGCCGGTGCTGCTCGGGCTCCTGTCCGGCGTGGTGGTGATGACCGGGCCGCATCCCCGGGCGGGCGAGGCGAGCTTCCTGCGGGATTACCGGGACAACTGCGCCACGGCCGGAGGCAGCCCGGAAAGCTGCCGGGTGGCAGCGCGCTGCCTGCTCGGGCGCCTGCGCGAGGAAGGGCTGTGGCAGGCGGCCGAGCAGGGCGCGCTCACGGAGGAGCAGCGCGCCCGGGCCGTGGCGCTCTCTCAGGCCTGCTTCATGGAACAGGCCGAATGAGGGGGAGGGACCGTCAGTCCTTCGCGCGCTCCACGTAGGAGCCGTCCGCCGTCATGATGACGACGCGGGTGCCCGCCGTGATGTGGGGCGGCACCTGGGTGCGCACGCCGTTCGAGAGCGTGGCGGGCTTGTAGGAGGAGGAGGCGGTCTGGCCCTTGGTGACCGGCTCGGTCTCGGTGACCTCGAGGGTCACCCGCTGGGGGAGCTCGATGGCGAGCGGCACGCCGTTGTGGAGCGAGAGCATCACCGCCATGCCCTCCTGCAGGTAGGCGGCCTGGTCGCCGATCACGTCCTCGGGCACCGCCACCTGCTCGTAGGATTCGGGGTTCATGAAGTGGAAGCCCTCGCCGTCCGAGTACAGGAAGGTGTGCTCCCGGTCCTCCACGAAGGCGCGCTCGACCTGCTCGGTGGTGCGGTAGCGCTCGGAGACCTTCACGCCATCGGTGATGCGACGCATGTCGAGCTGGGTCACCGGGGTGCCCTTGCCGGGATGGATGTTCTCGGCGGAGAGGATCACGTAGAGGCGGCCGTCCTTCTCGACGACGTTGCCTTTGCGAAGCGAGCTGGCGATCACCTTCACGGGTCGGGTCCTAAGAGCGAGCGTTGACAGAATCGGTCGGCGTCCCGCAAGCCGCTGCCGGCTGCGGGTGCCCGAGCGCCCGCCCTATCGCATCTGACGCGCGACCGCCAGTCGCGACCGGTTCGACCGATGACCTCCGTCTCCCCCTGGTGGACTCCCCATGTCCACGCTGACCGTCGCCCCCGCCTTCTTGCCCGCAACCGCATCAAGGCGGCCCTGCGGTCCTGGTTTTCCGATCGCGGCTTCGTCGAGGTCGACACCGCCGCCCTCCAGGTCTCGCCCGGCAACGAGGCGCATCTTTCCGCCTTCGCCACCCGGGCGATCGGGCCGGACGGGCGGGGCATGCCGCTCTATCTCCACACCTCGCCCGAATTCGCCTGCAAGAAGCTTCTCGCCGCGGGCGAGCGGCGGCTCGTGAGCTTCGCGCCCGTCTACCGCAACCGGGAGCGCGGCCCGCTGCACCATCCGGAATTCACGCTCCTCGAATGGTACCGGGTGGGCGAACCCTACGGCGTGCTGATGCGCGACTGCGCAGCGCTCCTCGCGCTCGCGGCCGAGACGGCCGGCACGGACAGGTTCCGGTTTCGGGACCGCGAGGCCGACGCCCTCGCCGAGCCCGAGCGGCTCACCGTCGCGGAGGCCTTCTGGCGCTTTTCCGGCATCGACCTCCTCGCCACCGTGGCGGCGGACGGCACCACCGACCGGGCGGCTTTCCAGGCGGCGGTCGCGGGCGCCGGCATCCGCACCGCTCCCGACGATACCTGGGCCGACCTGTTCAGCCGCGTCCTCGTCGAGCGCATCGAGCCGGAGCTCGGGCAGGGCCGGGCGACGATCCTGTGCGAGTACCCGATTCCCGAGGCGGCCCTCGCCCGCCCGAGCCCGCACGACCCGCGGGTGGCCGAGCGGTTCGAGCTCTATTGTTGCGGGGTCGAGCTCGCCAACGCCTTCGGCGAACTCACGGATGCGGACGAGCAGCGCCGCCGCTTCATGGCCGAGATGGACGAGAAGGAGCGCATCTACGGGGAGCGCTACCCGCTCGACGAGGATTTCCTGGCGGCGCTGGCCCGGATGCCCGAGGCGAGCGGCATCGCCCTCGGCTTCGACCGGCTCGTCATGCTGGCGACGGGCGCCCGCCGGATCGAGGAGGTGATCTGGACCCCCGTCGCGGAGGCGCCGCGGTGAGCCGCCGGACCCTGCGCGATCCCGCTGCCCTCGCCGCGGCGGGGCTGGTGCCGGCCGCCCGGCTCCCCGAGCTGGAGCGGGTGGCCGCGCGCTACGCCGTTGCGGTCACGCCCGACATGGCCGAGCTGATCGAGGCGCCGGAGGACGGGATCGGCCGCCAGTTCCTGCCGAGCGCCGAGGAGCTGGACACAGCGCCCGGCGAGCGGGCGGACCCGATCGGCGACAACGCGCATGCGCCGCTGCCGGGCATCGTGCACCGCTACCCGGACCGGGTGCTGCTCAAGCCGCTCCATGTCTGCCCGGTCTATTGCCGGTTCTGCTTCCGGCGCGAGGTGGTGGGGCCGAAAGGGGTGGGCTCGCTCGGCGAGGCGGAGCTCGATGCGGCCCTCGCCTATATCGCGGCGCGGCCGGAGATCTGGGAAGTGGTGGTGACCGGGGGCGACCCCTTCCTGCTCGCGCCCCGGCGCCTGGAGCGCATCGCCGCGGCGCTCGGGGGCATGGAGCATGTCCGGGTGCTGCGCCTCCACACCCGCGTGCCGGTGGTCGATCCGGCCCGGGTCGATGCGGCGCTCGTCGCCGCCCTGAAGGCCTTCGGCCGGGCGGTGTTCGTGGCGCTCCATGCCAACCACCCGCGGGAATTCACGCCCGCTTCCCGCGCCGCCCTGGCGCGGCTCGTCGATGCCGGGATCCCGCTGGTGTCGCAATCGGTGCTGCTGCGGGGCGTCAACGACGATGCCGAGACGCTCGGCCTCTTGATGCGCGCCTTCGTCGAGAACCGGGTGAAGCCCTACTACCTGCACCACGGCGACCTCGCGCCCGGCACGGGGCATTTCCGCACCGGACTCGCCGAGGGGCAGGCGCTGATGCGGATTCTGCGCGGACGCGTCTCGGGCCTCTGCCAGCCCACTTACG
Encoded here:
- a CDS encoding lysine-2,3-aminomutase-like protein; this encodes MSRRTLRDPAALAAAGLVPAARLPELERVAARYAVAVTPDMAELIEAPEDGIGRQFLPSAEELDTAPGERADPIGDNAHAPLPGIVHRYPDRVLLKPLHVCPVYCRFCFRREVVGPKGVGSLGEAELDAALAYIAARPEIWEVVVTGGDPFLLAPRRLERIAAALGGMEHVRVLRLHTRVPVVDPARVDAALVAALKAFGRAVFVALHANHPREFTPASRAALARLVDAGIPLVSQSVLLRGVNDDAETLGLLMRAFVENRVKPYYLHHGDLAPGTGHFRTGLAEGQALMRILRGRVSGLCQPTYVLDIPGGHGKVPVGPGYLAPRGAGWTVTDPDGREHAYPPEEEGQCADSGDA
- a CDS encoding DUF1624 domain-containing protein; this encodes MSVLAALGRRLLAAPAAGRFAIVDAARGTALVAMALYHLTWDLGFLRLTPENAALTPAGRAAAHGIAGSFLVLVGVSLVLGQGKTFRPRPFLARIARIGTAAAVISLATWIAFPESWIFFGILHCIALSSLLALPALRLPPWLVAGAALAVLAAPAILARSDAAPALLDAPALLFLGLGRAVPSTNDYVPLFPWFGCVLAGICLARIGLPRLARSRLGAWRPSSRGGRILAGAGRHSLAFYLVHQPVLLGLLSGVVVMTGPHPRAGEASFLRDYRDNCATAGGSPESCRVAARCLLGRLREEGLWQAAEQGALTEEQRARAVALSQACFMEQAE
- a CDS encoding cold-shock protein → MSDEFGSGPLGPRPGSMFETSARRAGTDTETDAPLDLVEISGRIKWFDVAKGFGFIVPDNGAPDVLLHVTCLRRDGHQSASEGARVVVEAVQRARGWQAFRVISLDQSTATHPAELPMPRTHVTVVPTSGLETAVVKWFNRLRGFGFLSRGDGTPDIFVHMETLRRYGIAELKPGEKVMVRYGDGSKGLMAAEVRLADGALPASH
- the efp gene encoding elongation factor P; the encoded protein is MKVIASSLRKGNVVEKDGRLYVILSAENIHPGKGTPVTQLDMRRITDGVKVSERYRTTEQVERAFVEDREHTFLYSDGEGFHFMNPESYEQVAVPEDVIGDQAAYLQEGMAVMLSLHNGVPLAIELPQRVTLEVTETEPVTKGQTASSSYKPATLSNGVRTQVPPHITAGTRVVIMTADGSYVERAKD
- the epmA gene encoding EF-P lysine aminoacylase EpmA, producing MTSVSPWWTPHVHADRRPRLLARNRIKAALRSWFSDRGFVEVDTAALQVSPGNEAHLSAFATRAIGPDGRGMPLYLHTSPEFACKKLLAAGERRLVSFAPVYRNRERGPLHHPEFTLLEWYRVGEPYGVLMRDCAALLALAAETAGTDRFRFRDREADALAEPERLTVAEAFWRFSGIDLLATVAADGTTDRAAFQAAVAGAGIRTAPDDTWADLFSRVLVERIEPELGQGRATILCEYPIPEAALARPSPHDPRVAERFELYCCGVELANAFGELTDADEQRRRFMAEMDEKERIYGERYPLDEDFLAALARMPEASGIALGFDRLVMLATGARRIEEVIWTPVAEAPR
- a CDS encoding DUF192 domain-containing protein gives rise to the protein MSIRFVRPSAAAALAVLVLVLALAPWPLRAEGPTEPLTIVSRSGRHAFQVEVMRDDAGRAQGLMFRRSMAPDHGMLFDFAQVAPVTMWMKNTYLPLDMLFIRADGTVARIAADTEPLSTRTISSGGPVLAVLELNAGTAAKLGLRPGDKVEHPLFKGR